In Edaphobacter aggregans, the sequence TCTCCAATGTCGTTCCGTCCACCTGGGCCTTGCCCTGTCTGCCTTTTGCGGGCATAGTTTCAGGTTTCTTCGTTTTACCCGCCCTCCAGAGTGCAGTCTGGGTTGAGTTCGAAGGTGGCGACATCCGCAAACCCATTTGGACCGGCTGCTTCTGGGCCGAGAACGAGATCCCTGCGCTCGCGCTCGCTGGGCCGCCTGCAGTTCAACAACTCGTCATACAGACCACCGAGGGCAACACGCTCCTTGTCAGCGACGTCCCCGGCCCCACCGGCGGCATTCTGCTCCAAACCTCGGCCGGAGCTTTTATCTCCGTATCCGACACCGGGATCATCATCGACAACGGCCAGGGCGCCACTATCTCCATGACTGGACCCGCTGTGACCGTCAACGAAGGCGCAATGGAGGTTATCTGACATGCCCGGCTTTCTCATACAACAAGGTGCCACCGTCCTCTGCACGCACGGCGGCCAGGCTACGCCCTCCGTTCCCAACCCCAGCGTCACGCTCGACGGGATGCCCTCCGCCGTCATCTCCGCGCCCTGGATCGTCGCCGGATGCCCCGGCATTCCGCCTGCCTTCATCCCGCCCTGCGTTACCGCGCAGTGGATCGTCGGCACCACCCGCGTCACCTCCAACGGCCAGCCGCTTGTCATCATGAGCGGCGTGGCCATCGCTACTCCTCCAGGCACACCGCTGCTTCCCCTCGTCACCCAAACCCGGGTCACCGCAATCTGAGTCGCGCCATGAACATTGCTTACCCATACAGCTTCGACGCAACCGGACACACGGCTCAGACCGACGTGCTGACGCACATCCGCGACATGATCGAGCAGATCCTTTTCACCTCACCCGGCGAACGCGTCAACCGCCCAACCTTCGGCAGCGGCACCGCTCAGCTCGTCTTCGCGCCCAACAGCGATGTGCTCGCCGCCGCGCAGCAACAGGCCATCCAGGCGGGCCTCCAGCAGTGGCTCTCTGACGTCATCCGCGTCCAGTCGGTCGATGTCACCGCAATCGACGCGACCCTCACCATCACCGTCGTCTATACCGTCCTCCAGTCGCAGCAACAGCAAACGGAGCAATTCGTCTACGGAGGGGCGCAGGCATGATCTACTTCTGCTCCGACAAGAACCGCCGCTCCCTCGTGCTCGCCAGCCCTGCTCTCAACGGCATCGATTTCCTCGAAGTCATCGGCCCCAGCGGCTGCGGCACGCAACTCGCCCTTACACTGCTCAAAGACGCCCGCACCCTCACACTCACCCCGGACAACATCGTCATCACCGGCGGCGCTCCCATCCAGGTCGTTTCCATTTCTTCCGCCACTGACGATGCCCCCTTTGTTCTCACTGTCAACCTCGCTGGCCCCGGCGACTTCTCCCTCTATCAACTCGCTGTCGTGGCCGGTCCAGGCATCTCCGATCCCCCCGACGGCTTTGACCCTCAACTCTCCACCGTCAGCTTCTCCTTCAAGGCAGGCTGCCCGACCCCCGCCGACTGCCTCCCCGATAACTGTTGCCCCGCGCCCGTCAGCTCCGCCCCGGATATCAACTATCTTGCCAAGGACTACGGAGCCTTTCGCCAGGTCATGCTCGACCGCATCGCCGTGCTCGTGCCCACATGGACCGAAACCCACGCCGCCGACCTCGGCGTCGCCATGGTCGAAACCCTCGCCTATGCCGCCGACCACCTCAGCTATCAGCAGGATGCCGTCAGTACCGAAGCCTACATCGGAACAGCGCGCAGCCGCATCTCGCTCCGTCGCCACGCCAAGCTTGTCGACTACACCGTTGGCGAAGGCTGCAACGCCCGCGTCTTCGTCGCGCTCACTCTCGCTCCTGGCCTCGACAACATCTTCGTCCCCGCCGGTACCACCTTCTACGTCCAGCAGCCCGGCGTTCCCGTCTCCGTGCGCTGGACCGACATCCTCGCCCAGCA encodes:
- a CDS encoding phage baseplate assembly protein V, with the translated sequence MRRYYGKYRGTVIDNVDAQNQGRLMVQVPALSNVVPSTWALPCLPFAGIVSGFFVLPALQSAVWVEFEGGDIRKPIWTGCFWAENEIPALALAGPPAVQQLVIQTTEGNTLLVSDVPGPTGGILLQTSAGAFISVSDTGIIIDNGQGATISMTGPAVTVNEGAMEVI
- a CDS encoding GPW/gp25 family protein, producing MNIAYPYSFDATGHTAQTDVLTHIRDMIEQILFTSPGERVNRPTFGSGTAQLVFAPNSDVLAAAQQQAIQAGLQQWLSDVIRVQSVDVTAIDATLTITVVYTVLQSQQQQTEQFVYGGAQA